The genomic stretch ACATTACGCATATGTTTGAAAGGATGATTCGTCAGTACAAGTACTTGGAGAGATCTCTAGATGACGAAATGAAGAAGGTATAAATTATGGATgattacatatttttattttgtcgttTTCTCCTTTCTGTCCAGACAAAAAATCAAGCTTTGCTCTAATACTAATTTTTAATAAGGTCATTGTTTTTGTCTTCCTAGGTAAATCAATGTGTATTTATTTCTTTTAGGTTGTTATGTTTATGAAAGGATTTTCTGATATCCAACGAACACGTCTGACAATTGCAACCTACTTGATGATTTCTAGTGGATTGGTTCCTCCGACATGTTTGTCGAAGATTATGAATGAGCATCTTATTAAAGATGGAATCGCTTTAGAATTTGCAAGATGTTTTTTTGCCACATggctaaaagaaaaagatttccaaagtttaataagtaatttaaaaaaagctgaACTGGACGGAAAGTTGCTTGTAcgtttattatattatttttttaggaagTTTATTTTATTGGTATTTAGTACACCTTCCTGTAAATCAactctgaaaaaaaacattaaccCTTAAAAATTGGATTAATTGTAAAATATCTTATTTTTTCTCAGGGATTTCTTTTAATAGTAATTCTTAATACTTGTACCTGCCCATTAATTTCCAGGACAAAATTATATCCACCATAAAACAGCTTTTTCGTTTGTAATTTCTGAAATTTCATCATAATTTGACTCTTGCTTCATCGTATGCAAACTACATGATGCCTACTTGTTCATGTTGGAGGGTACTTTTCACAAAACCTACAGAAATTTATACTGAATTATTACAATGCTTGACTGTTTTGGTTACTTTCAGGAGTTGTTTCCTGTGCATAAAAGATCTATTGAAGCGTTTGAAACATATTTTAACGAGGCTGGTTTGACACCTGTTGTTGAATTCCAAGTAAGTCAATACCTGTTTTTATCTAGATTGCATAACAATGGTTTGCTTTCTCAAATACAATTTATTTTGTGAGCATAGGGTGTATTGGCCTACTAAATGTTTATTCCGTTTTCACAgaataatagcatcttttggcgaCCTTTAAATTTTCAAACGCATCCAAATGTAGGATATGAATATGTATGTAGGATTGCTGTTCTGATCTATGTTTCAAAAGGTTTCTTATGCTCTCATAGTTCAGGCTGGAATTATACTTCCATTTTATGCTTGATTTGAGGAGATTTGCCACACTCGGGATGCATACGAAGGCTATGATTATAAAAAAGAGTATACTAGTCAAAGGTTTCTATACGTGAATTAGAAAGTAATTAATAAGATCACCCTATAATagatttttgttgtttgttgcgTTTGTGTTTTCAAATAATCATTTCCATGCTAACGTTTATAGAGAAACCAATACACCAGGACTGCCACGAAAGAGCTGAAACAAAAATTGAAGAAACTGTTCGAAAATGATGTCAGTGCGAAAGAGGTAAGAGTGGCTATAATTCCTTAATATACAATGTGAGAAGAACAGTTGTTGAATATCAACTCATTTTTGATCACTTTCACACGCGATAGCGAAGTGACCTATGAATTAGGGTCCTTCCATCTGTCCGTACGTCCAGTTTTTCTCTGGATCTGCTCATTAGAAAGTGgcatgtttcaattttttttaaaaaaattcataatagCTCCGTTTTAAGATTAAACCTcaatttaaaagcaaaacagaacaaaaatttCCTTTCTTTCAGACATCTACGAAACCATTGTGGCTATacgtgtatttatttttttgttttagttgaTCACTGTTACGAAGGAATGCACAGAAAAACACAACTTAAAAGATACCGAAGTCTGCTTATTAGTATGTGGtgttgtttttcttctttcGTCAATTATTTTGTACAACAAGCCTTTAACCTGTGAAATATTCCAGTTCTCCCGCGGCAAGTCACAGATATCATCTTTGGCTGAAGGACAGATAACGCGTATTATAGTATAGATCATTAAGATTTGACCATCCAACAACTTGCTTTTATTATTactgtcatttttttctttagcttTGGTCTTCTATTATGAAAGCTGTAGAATGGAACAAAAAAGAGGACCTTCTTGCTGACCAAGCATTACGTCACTTGAGAACATACGCCTTAGCATTGCAAACATTCGCCAGCAGTCCGAAAATTGAGTTGATCTTGCTGCAAAAGATACAGGAATACTGTTACGACAATATGAACTTCATGAAGCTCTTTCAAAAAATTGTGATGATGCTGTATAAAAGTAAGAATGTCTATACACCTTCTATACACCCTGCATACACCCTATATACACCCTGCCTGCATCCTGTATTCATCCTGCAAACAACCTGTATAAAAGTAAGAATGTCTATATACCTTCCATACACCCTGCATACACCCTATATACACCCTGCCTGCATCCTGTATTCATCCTGCAAACAACCTGTATACACCCTGGATGCACCCACTTCAAGGTGTCTTCAAACACTTCAGGTTTTAAGACCTGTGGTGATAGACCAACACTTACCTTACCACAGTCATGAAAAATCCAGAATTGTTCTAGAATTCATAGAATTTTTGCTAGAATTGATTTGGGAGGTAATCTGATtgagttaaattttgcaaatggaattttaaattcttttttctgcTGAAAATTTGGCATGTTTATCCATTTTATATGTTTTGTCCTGAACTCGTTCTTAAATCTGACACATTTGtgttagaaaaaaaaaggaaaatgccCTGAAATGTCTTAAAATTTGAACTGTGATTTTCTGTGATCACCATGTAAACTTTAAATGTATCGTTTctattttgttgatatttagCCGACGTTCTTGGTGAAGATGCTATTATTCAGTGGTATAAAACTGAACACACGCCGAAAGGGAAAAGCGTGTTTTTAAACCAAATGGAAAAAATGGTTACGTGGTTACAGAACGCTGAAGAAGAGTCATCAGAAGAAGAGGATGAAGAAGAAGGCGAATAAATATCAAATATGATATACGAATATTGATGGACTGTCTCATATTGCGCCCTTATTATACTGACATTTCATACATTTttcgtatatatatttttatttaaaatttttatgtctttCGTGTAATTTGTTAGTGTCGTCATGTGCATGGGAAACAATAAAAGTTACAGGTTTTTAAGTCCTTTCTCTTTTATTGCCATCTATCAGGGTTTTCCCCTCTGTCGGAAAGGCAGGAACTATCAGGAATCTTTAAAATGTAGTCAAAATGTTGCAAGTTCTTCACCATTTCAGAAAATGTCAGGAATTTTTGGTTTAAATCGGGCAATccgaattattttcattttctaaATATTGACAAGGATTACATTTCAGAGATATTTTTAGATATGTAGTTTGGTCCAAATGTAGGGGTGTTTTGGGAATTTCGTCAAGAAGTACCTGGAAAATAATGAGTTCATACTGAGTGAATCTTGTCTACAATTctgttctaaattttttttcttgaaaacggTGGGCATTgacaaacaataacaataacttgTTGCAGTAACTTGTTGCAAAGCTGTGTTTACATTTACGAGAAGATGCAGTAACTTGTTGCAAACCTGTGTTTACATTCACGAGAAGATGCAGTAACTTGTTGCAAACCTGTGTTTACATTCACGAGAAGATGCAGTAACTTGTTGCAAAGCTGTGTTTACATTCACGAGAAGATGCAGTAACTTGTTGCAAAGCTGTGTTTACATTCACGAGAAGATGCAGTAACTTGTTGTAAAGCTGTGTTTACATTCACGAGAAGATGTTTTACATAAACGGTCGGTAATTATTAATATTGGATAGACACCAGTCTATCCAATATTAATAATTACCGACCGTTCATGTAAAAAAACATCTCGTGAATGTAAACACAGCTACACAGAAGAGTAAGAACTACATGCGTAATGTCAGGTTTATGCAAAGTGGGAATAAACCGAAACTGAGTAACTGTTCATTACTGTAAATTTCCGATTAAGCGCCCCCTCTCGAATTAAGCGCCCCCTCTCGAATAAGCGCCTCTCTCAACCTAAACCAACTATTCACACGATATGCTATTCAGATGTTAAGCAAAATTGTTTATCTACTGATTCAAGCAATAAATATATGTTCCTATTGCAAAATGTTTTGCACGAGTGGCTAAGTTTAGAAACGCACGCACTTGGACTAGGGCACTCGTTCACAGTTGCcgtttcaaaaaataaagaaatcgaTTTCTTAAAATTACTGCGCTTCACTGCCTGAAAGTAAAAATCTGATATACATCAATTTCGTCCCCTTGGGTCTTCGTCCAGTCAGCACACACGTTTCTTTTGACCTACTAGTACCAGATCCCAATATACTGAAATGTGCAGTATTTGTGGCCCACTATGACAATATCTAAGTATCAAAATCAAAGCAAATATAATTATCAGAGTTTCAGTCTTCATAACAGCTCTAAAATTGACCTTAAGGTAGGTAAAAATTAGTGGTTGGTTATAAATAAGGAAAAGTTTACGCTTGTTCCAAGGCCTTTCTGTTATTATGATATGGGAAAGGGAGAAGGGTAGAGATAccatattgcaaaaaaaaatgaacCAACAAAGTTATTTGGTTCTATTGTTATAAATTAGTTAAATAATTCTTTATTGAGCGCTCGCACTAATCACGAAACGAACGAAAATATAGGGTAATGCTCTTTCTCACAGGAGTACAGTGAAATCTCTCTATAGCGGACACCATCGGGACCTCAAAAAAGTTTCCGATATAGACAGGTGTCCGCTACATAGAGGTTCTACCCAAAATTAgctcaaatttctttaaaacctATCCCGGGGCTATTAGGGCGTATTGAAATCGAGCATAAAGTGTATCAAAGACTGGTTTTGGGAGAAGAAGGGCAGTGAAGACAATACATTGAAGTTAAGCTACCTTTCTTTCAAAACAAGCTCAAAACTTGACAAAAATCATTGAGATATTGCCTTGTGTTTGCAAAGCCAATTTATATCTTCCACTTTGTCAATGACTTCTATAATTAGGGCAGTTAGAGTTTCATCATTTTTGATCCCTTATTACTCTATGGAAATTATAGTGACTGGGAAATGGCTAACCGCGAAGGTGGATACGGCCTGGAAATTCCTGCAAATTTTCGATTTAATGGCCTTGAAAAAGCCATAAACTGGCTGAAAGATAACATAAAGAAGA from Hydractinia symbiolongicarpus strain clone_291-10 chromosome 12, HSymV2.1, whole genome shotgun sequence encodes the following:
- the LOC130622683 gene encoding eIF5-mimic protein 1-like gives rise to the protein MSQKTQKPTLTGQRIKTRKRDEKEKYDPTNFRDQIVAGLNEASSDLEQASKFLIQAGSKLDYRRYAEALFDILITGGILAPGGTILTDNNAAKLCIFNTDEDLDSMRNITHMFERMIRQYKYLERSLDDEMKKVVMFMKGFSDIQRTRLTIATYLMISSGLVPPTCLSKIMNEHLIKDGIALEFARCFFATWLKEKDFQSLISNLKKAELDGKLLELFPVHKRSIEAFETYFNEAGLTPVVEFQRNQYTRTATKELKQKLKKLFENDVSAKELITVTKECTEKHNLKDTEVCLLLWSSIMKAVEWNKKEDLLADQALRHLRTYALALQTFASSPKIELILLQKIQEYCYDNMNFMKLFQKIVMMLYKTDVLGEDAIIQWYKTEHTPKGKSVFLNQMEKMVTWLQNAEEESSEEEDEEEGE